In Cyprinus carpio isolate SPL01 chromosome B16, ASM1834038v1, whole genome shotgun sequence, the following are encoded in one genomic region:
- the LOC109054926 gene encoding ETS domain-containing transcription factor ERF-like isoform X2: protein MDCNCVSDLLLTPPVPTLWTPGIAFPDWAYKPESSPGSRQIQLWHFILELLQKEEYQGVIAWQGDYGEFVIKDPDEVARLWGIRKCKPHMNYDKLSRALRYYYNKRILHKTKGKRFTYKFNFSKVVLVNYPLLDMASSPFLLAQNHFNGGAATPDCSPVTPEALQSLFPRLPESGRGPSLFERSAGAPGPDGDKLRLDTFPFLGSGAPCYSKPPSLLGPYPRNPSFDYPWGFNPYLPGAFSLNNCPKLPPGSFYSSHFYPNPLQSSLSQLSHPFSSLLPPGDTTGAERGQTGGTNGSAGGQPPRLCIPPYPGNLPLGRTELGNGGTGVGDRERGEANTAVTGGGLGLGLGLGLGLGGVGVGSGGGGRQSPSERRKGVKQDPESDSELEITDLSDCSSENENEPDFSLGKEPGLGGRSHLLEAKSRGLGGVLPPLSSLPPPVSPHPLKSLGPLTPPPSSLPPSLSPSLTMVNRHRETETLKLAHS, encoded by the exons ATGGACTGTAACTGTGTTAGTGACCTGCTGCTCACGCCACCCGTCCCAACCCTCTGGACACCAG GCATCGCCTTCCCAGACTGGGCCTATAAGCCAGAATCAAGCCCAGGCTCCAGGCAGATCCAGCTGTGGCACTTCATCCTGGAGCTGCTGCAGAAGGAGGAATACCAGGGGGTGATTGCCTGGCAGGGAGACTATGGTGAATTTGTGATCAAAGACCCAGATGAGGTGGCAAGACTGTGGGGCATTCGGAAGTGCAAACCGCACATGAACTACGACAAGCTGAGCCGAGCGCTTAG GTACTACTACAACAAACGcattttgcacaaaactaaagGCAAGCGCTTCACTTACAAGTTCAACTTCAGTAAGGTGGTTCTGGTGAATTACCCACTGCTGGACATGGCCAGCTCTCCGTTCCTGCTGGCCCAGAACCACTTCAATGGAGGTGCCGCAACACCGGATTGCAGCCCTGTCACACCCGAG GCCCTTCAGTCTTTATTCCCTCGTTTGCCTGAATCAGGTCGAGGGCCCTCTCTGTTTGAGCGCAGTGCAGGGGCCCCAGGGCCTGATGGGGACAAGCTGAGACTAGACACTTTTCCTTTCCTCGGCTCAG GGGCTCCTTGTTACTCCAAACCTCCATCCCTGTTGGGTCCTTACCCACGGAACCCCTCTTTTGACTACCCCTGGGGCTTCAATCCCTACCTCCCAGGGGCCTTTTCTCTGAACAACTGTCCCAAATTGCCCCCAGGCTCCTTCTACTCCTCACATTTCTATCCCAACCCGCTCCAATCCAGCCTGTCTCAGCTGTCTCACCCCTTCTCTTCGCTCTTACCCCCCGGAGACACAACAGGGGCAGAACGTGGTCAAACGGGAGGAACGAACGGCTCTGCAGGCGGACAGCCTCCCAGACTCTGCATCCCACCATACCCAGGGAACTTGCCACTGGGTCGGACTGAGCTGGGGAACGGGGGTACGGGTGTGGGCGACCGGGAAAGAGGGGAGGCCAACACTGCCGTAACAGGTGGAGGTCTTGGTTTGGGGTTAGGCCTTGGATTGGGTTTGGGTGGAGTCGGCGTGGGAAGCGGTGGAGGAGGCCGTCAAAGCCCTTCCGAGCGGAGGAAGGGTGTGAAGCAGGATCCGGAGTCTGACTCTGAGCTGGAGATCACTGACCTGAGCGACTGCAGCTCAGAGAACGAGAACGAGCCAGACTTCTCTCTGGGGAAGGAGCCAGGTTTGGGAGGTCGCTCACACCTTCTAGAGGCCAAATCTAGGGGTCTTGGGGGAGTCCTACCCCCTCTTTCTTCACTGCCTCCACCTGTGTCTCCACATCCCCTTAAAAGTCTGGGACCCCTGACtcctccaccatcatccctgcctccatccctctctccctccctcactaTGGTCAACAGGCACAGGGAAACAGAGACTCTTAAACTTGCTCACAGTTAA